From Microbacterium sp. YJN-G, a single genomic window includes:
- a CDS encoding hemerythrin domain-containing protein, translated as MGVTDQIADALTREHHAIDAGIETFLADDADPATLREALDALRRHIYLEERFLFPPLKQSMMMPIIVMLREHGELWRGMDAIESALSQPEADAQVQCRELLRLLDDHNRKEEPIIYPRADADLPDDVRAELMEFIATGSYPAGWVCEQA; from the coding sequence ATGGGAGTCACGGACCAGATCGCCGACGCCCTCACCCGGGAGCACCACGCGATCGACGCAGGCATCGAGACCTTCCTCGCGGACGACGCCGATCCGGCGACGCTGCGCGAGGCGCTGGATGCCCTTCGGCGGCACATCTACCTCGAGGAGAGGTTCCTGTTCCCGCCGCTGAAGCAGTCGATGATGATGCCGATCATCGTCATGCTCCGCGAGCACGGGGAACTGTGGCGCGGCATGGATGCGATCGAGTCGGCGCTCTCGCAGCCCGAGGCCGACGCCCAGGTGCAGTGCCGCGAGCTGCTGAGGCTGCTCGACGACCACAACCGCAAGGAGGAGCCGATCATCTACCCGCGGGCGGATGCCGACCTTCCCGACGACGTGCGCGCCGAGCTGATGGAGTTCATCGCGACCGGTTCATACCCGGCGGGCTGGGTCTGCGAGCAGGCCTGA
- a CDS encoding ABC transporter ATP-binding protein translates to MSRTATSRRRGRGAQQDSPRATFRQLLPFLLEHKGVLVIVAVLSIIGAAASLAQPLLVGQVIERVQRGEMLGALVWLLIALVIIASVISGYQHYLLQRTGTAVVHSSRRRLIARILHLPISQFDARRTGDLVSRVGTDTTMLYAVLTQGLADAVGGAILFVGALIAMLLIDPLLLLLIVIVIGGSIAVVVVLSGRIRTASAAQQHKVGELASGIERGISSIRTVRASGATERETASVEGLAAEAYGLGVRIAKISSTVVPVAGIALQVSLLVVLGVGGFRVASGALTIASLVTFIMFLFMLVMPLGQAIGAITSVNQALGALGRIQEILDLPTETQDDQPDAEATAAPVVGAPALEFRDVRFRYPDDVIAAREAAAREAQNVLIDAHLERAGDATGEVDRDVLKGVSFAVPRGARVALVGPSGAGKSTILSLIERFYDPTGGSIRLAGHDVRSYPRARLRAQFGYVEQDAPTLAGTLAENLRLAAPDASDADCERVLRSVNLGDVLDRSPLRLDAPVGEDGVMLSGGERQRLAIARALLTDAPILLLDESTSSLDGVNEQRMREAIDAAAADRTLVVIAHRLSTVVDSDLIVVLQNGVVVGQGTHAELIDSTPLYRDLARHQLLV, encoded by the coding sequence ATGTCTCGCACGGCGACATCACGCCGACGCGGACGCGGCGCGCAGCAGGACAGTCCGCGCGCCACGTTCCGCCAGCTCCTCCCCTTCCTGCTCGAGCACAAGGGCGTGCTGGTCATCGTGGCCGTGCTCAGCATCATCGGCGCCGCCGCATCGCTGGCCCAGCCGCTGCTGGTCGGCCAGGTCATCGAACGCGTGCAGCGCGGCGAGATGCTCGGCGCACTCGTCTGGCTGCTGATCGCACTGGTGATCATCGCCTCGGTGATCTCGGGCTACCAGCACTACCTGCTGCAGCGCACCGGCACGGCCGTCGTGCACTCCAGCCGCAGGCGGCTGATCGCACGCATCCTGCACCTGCCGATCAGCCAGTTCGACGCCCGCCGCACCGGCGACCTGGTCTCGCGCGTGGGTACCGACACGACGATGCTGTACGCCGTGCTCACTCAGGGACTGGCGGATGCCGTGGGCGGCGCGATCCTGTTCGTCGGCGCGCTCATCGCGATGCTGCTCATCGACCCGCTGCTCCTGCTGCTGATCGTCATCGTGATCGGCGGCTCGATCGCCGTGGTGGTGGTGCTCAGCGGCCGCATCCGCACGGCATCCGCCGCCCAGCAGCACAAGGTGGGCGAGCTGGCCTCGGGCATCGAGCGCGGGATCTCGTCGATCCGCACCGTGCGCGCCTCCGGGGCTACCGAACGCGAGACCGCATCCGTCGAGGGTCTGGCCGCCGAGGCCTACGGACTCGGCGTGCGTATCGCGAAGATCTCGTCGACGGTGGTGCCCGTCGCGGGCATCGCCCTGCAGGTGTCACTGCTGGTCGTGCTGGGCGTGGGCGGGTTCCGCGTGGCATCCGGCGCGCTCACGATCGCTTCGCTGGTGACGTTCATCATGTTCCTGTTCATGCTCGTCATGCCGCTCGGCCAGGCGATCGGTGCGATCACCTCGGTGAACCAGGCACTGGGGGCGCTCGGCCGCATCCAGGAGATCCTCGACCTGCCCACCGAGACGCAGGACGACCAGCCGGATGCCGAGGCCACCGCGGCGCCCGTCGTGGGCGCGCCAGCACTGGAGTTCCGCGACGTGCGATTCCGGTACCCCGACGACGTGATCGCCGCCCGTGAAGCCGCCGCCCGCGAGGCGCAGAACGTGCTGATCGACGCGCACCTCGAGCGCGCGGGCGACGCCACCGGCGAGGTCGATCGCGACGTGCTCAAGGGCGTCTCATTCGCCGTGCCCCGCGGCGCCCGGGTCGCCCTCGTCGGCCCCAGCGGCGCCGGCAAGAGCACGATCCTCTCGCTCATCGAGCGCTTCTACGACCCCACCGGCGGCTCGATCCGCCTCGCCGGGCACGACGTGCGCAGCTACCCGCGCGCGCGGCTGCGCGCGCAGTTCGGCTACGTCGAGCAGGATGCGCCGACCCTGGCCGGCACGCTCGCGGAGAATCTGCGGCTGGCCGCCCCTGACGCCTCGGATGCCGACTGCGAGCGCGTGCTGCGCTCGGTCAACCTCGGCGACGTGCTCGATCGCAGCCCGCTGCGGCTGGATGCTCCCGTCGGCGAGGACGGCGTCATGCTCTCCGGCGGCGAGAGGCAGCGCCTTGCGATCGCCCGCGCCCTGCTGACGGATGCGCCGATCCTGCTGCTGGACGAGTCGACCTCATCGCTGGACGGCGTGAACGAGCAGCGCATGCGCGAGGCGATCGATGCAGCCGCCGCCGATCGGACGCTCGTCGTGATCGCGCACCGGCTGTCGACCGTGGTCGACAGCGATCTGATCGTCGTGCTGCAGAACGGCGTCGTCGTGGGTCAGGGTACGCACGCCGAGCTCATCGACTCGACCCCGCTGTACCGGGATCTCGCGCGGCACCAGCTGCTGGTGTGA
- a CDS encoding S66 peptidase family protein — protein sequence MLIPPKARPGDRVAILSPAFAAPAVSPALHEQAMRRLTELTGLIPVEYPTTRQLDASPEARAADVNAAFADPGIRAILATIGGDDQILVTPHLDPALAVGDPKPFVGYSDNTNILNWLWRLGVAGYYGGSTQVHLGAGPAVDDEQLRSLRAAVIDGGEIALTEPGESEDFGRRWESSDALTEFGDREPTEPWSWAGPAKSVTGRTWGGCVEVLAQLALADRMPSVDELRGGILLLETSERLTPADVVAEQLRAYGERGLLAAVDGVIVARPAVSSFDVLPSADERMALRAAQRDAVLDTVGRYNPDAVVCIGVPFGHTRPQWIVPYGGTMTHDGATRTVTASY from the coding sequence ATGCTGATCCCGCCGAAAGCACGACCCGGTGACCGCGTCGCCATCCTCTCGCCGGCCTTCGCCGCACCCGCCGTCTCTCCGGCGCTCCACGAGCAGGCGATGCGCCGGCTGACCGAGCTCACCGGCCTGATTCCGGTCGAGTACCCCACCACGCGGCAGCTGGATGCGAGCCCCGAGGCCCGTGCGGCCGACGTGAATGCGGCGTTCGCCGATCCCGGCATCCGGGCGATCCTGGCCACGATCGGCGGCGACGACCAGATCCTGGTCACTCCGCACCTCGACCCGGCGCTCGCCGTCGGCGACCCGAAGCCGTTCGTCGGCTACAGCGACAACACGAACATCCTGAACTGGCTGTGGCGGCTCGGCGTCGCCGGATACTACGGCGGCTCCACGCAGGTTCATCTCGGTGCCGGCCCCGCCGTCGACGACGAACAGCTGCGCTCGCTGCGCGCCGCGGTGATCGACGGCGGCGAGATCGCGCTCACCGAACCGGGTGAGTCCGAGGACTTCGGGCGACGATGGGAGAGCTCCGACGCGCTCACCGAGTTCGGGGATCGAGAGCCGACCGAACCCTGGTCGTGGGCCGGGCCCGCGAAGTCGGTGACCGGACGCACCTGGGGCGGATGCGTCGAGGTGCTCGCACAGCTCGCCCTGGCCGACCGGATGCCGTCGGTCGACGAGCTGCGCGGCGGCATCCTGCTGCTGGAGACCAGCGAGCGCCTCACGCCCGCCGATGTCGTCGCCGAGCAGCTGCGCGCGTACGGCGAGCGCGGTCTGCTGGCGGCGGTCGACGGCGTCATCGTGGCGCGGCCTGCGGTGAGCTCCTTCGACGTACTCCCGTCGGCGGATGAGCGCATGGCGCTGCGCGCCGCCCAGCGCGATGCAGTCCTCGACACGGTCGGCCGCTACAACCCGGATGCCGTCGTCTGCATCGGCGTGCCCTTTGGGCACACCCGCCCGCAGTGGATCGTGCCCTACGGCGGCACGATGACGCACGACGGTGCAACCCGGACGGTCACCGCGTCGTACTGA
- the ribH gene encoding 6,7-dimethyl-8-ribityllumazine synthase, which translates to MSREGAPTTDSPIDGTGLRVVVIAGTWHDTITDGLIAGAQRVLDASDAAHSVVRVPGSFELAVAAQAAFAGGADAVVALGVIIRGGTPHFEYVSAATTDGLTRVALDAGKPVGFGVLTLDDEQQGLDRAGLPGSQEDKGAEAADAALRTARVIAQLRG; encoded by the coding sequence ATGAGCCGCGAAGGCGCCCCCACCACCGACAGCCCGATCGACGGTACCGGCCTGCGGGTCGTCGTCATCGCCGGCACCTGGCACGACACGATCACCGACGGGCTCATCGCCGGGGCGCAGCGGGTGCTCGACGCCTCCGACGCGGCCCACTCGGTGGTGCGCGTGCCGGGGTCGTTCGAGCTCGCCGTCGCCGCGCAGGCCGCCTTCGCCGGCGGCGCCGACGCGGTGGTCGCGCTCGGCGTGATCATCCGCGGCGGCACACCGCACTTCGAATACGTGTCGGCCGCCACCACCGACGGGCTCACCCGCGTGGCACTGGATGCCGGCAAGCCGGTCGGCTTCGGAGTGCTCACCCTCGACGATGAGCAGCAGGGACTGGACCGGGCGGGTCTGCCCGGCTCGCAGGAGGACAAGGGCGCCGAGGCGGCCGATGCCGCGCTGCGCACCGCCCGGGTGATCGCCCAGCTGCGCGGCTGA
- the ribA gene encoding GTP cyclohydrolase II: MSLSTINDALEALRAGRPVIVADDENRENEGDIIISAELATAQTMAWMVRWTSGLICAPMPADLADSLNLPPMVESNEDARSTAYTVSVDAAEGVTTGISAHDRAHTLNVLADPASTATSIIRPGHILPLRAVDGGVRERAGHTEAAVELMRLAGLRPVGAIAEVVDEDGSMMRLPGLIELGQRDGVPVITIEQLIAHVNETEPLAPDAARHPRRRVSMRADATVPTDHGTFRFLAYKDRVTGTDHIAVVSGTPSETALVRVHSECLTGEAFGSQKCECGPQLQAALDMIDAEGGVVIYMRGHEGRGIGLINKLRAYSLQEEGLDTVDANLALGLPADAREYAAAAGILADLGVSKVRLLTNNTDKVAKLRELGLDVVEQVPLIVGVGPNNHQYLETKRDRMGHIIGESELAEALASGKDHE, from the coding sequence ATGAGCCTGTCCACCATCAACGATGCCCTCGAGGCGCTGCGCGCCGGACGGCCGGTGATCGTCGCCGACGACGAGAACCGCGAGAACGAGGGCGACATCATCATCTCGGCCGAGCTGGCCACCGCGCAGACCATGGCGTGGATGGTGCGCTGGACCTCGGGCCTGATCTGCGCCCCGATGCCGGCCGACCTCGCCGACAGCCTCAACCTGCCGCCCATGGTCGAGAGCAACGAAGACGCCCGATCGACCGCGTACACCGTCAGCGTCGACGCCGCCGAGGGCGTCACCACCGGCATCAGCGCGCACGACCGCGCGCACACCCTGAACGTGCTCGCCGACCCGGCATCCACCGCAACGAGCATCATCCGCCCCGGCCACATCCTGCCGCTGCGCGCCGTCGACGGCGGCGTGCGCGAGCGCGCCGGCCACACCGAGGCGGCCGTCGAGCTGATGCGCCTGGCAGGTCTGCGCCCGGTGGGGGCGATCGCCGAGGTCGTCGACGAGGACGGCAGCATGATGCGCCTGCCCGGCCTGATCGAACTCGGTCAGCGCGACGGCGTGCCGGTGATCACGATCGAGCAGCTCATCGCCCACGTCAACGAGACCGAGCCGCTGGCCCCGGATGCCGCACGGCATCCGCGTCGCCGCGTCAGCATGCGTGCCGACGCGACCGTCCCCACCGACCACGGCACGTTCCGCTTCCTCGCCTACAAGGACCGCGTCACCGGCACCGACCACATCGCGGTCGTCTCGGGCACGCCGAGTGAGACCGCGCTGGTGCGCGTGCACTCCGAGTGCCTGACCGGAGAGGCGTTCGGCTCGCAGAAGTGCGAGTGCGGCCCGCAGCTGCAGGCGGCACTGGACATGATCGACGCCGAGGGCGGCGTGGTCATCTACATGCGCGGCCACGAGGGCCGCGGCATCGGGCTTATCAACAAGCTGCGGGCCTACAGCCTGCAGGAGGAGGGCCTCGACACGGTCGATGCGAACCTCGCGCTGGGCCTGCCCGCCGACGCACGCGAGTACGCGGCGGCAGCGGGCATCCTCGCCGATCTGGGCGTGTCGAAGGTGCGCCTGCTGACCAACAACACCGACAAGGTCGCCAAGCTGCGCGAGCTCGGCCTCGACGTCGTCGAGCAGGTGCCGCTCATCGTCGGCGTCGGCCCCAACAACCACCAGTACCTCGAGACCAAGCGCGATCGCATGGGCCACATCATCGGCGAGTCCGAGCTGGCCGAGGCGCTCGCGAGCGGAAAGGACCACGAATGA
- a CDS encoding riboflavin synthase — protein sequence MFTGIIEEIGEIAAITPSGDGWRLTVRAPHAASDAVHGESIAVSGVCLTVVASTADTFDADVMKQTLDVSALGAVEVGTRVNIEKAMPVGARLGGHIVQGHVDGVGTVIEVRPGAQWRVLRFSLPAELAPLVVDKGSISVAGTSLTVSAVSAPAGGDTDAGHWFEVSLIPETLEVTILGALQPGDVVNLETDILARHVERLLAFRTAPEGGSR from the coding sequence ATGTTCACCGGAATCATCGAGGAGATCGGCGAGATCGCCGCGATCACGCCCTCCGGAGACGGCTGGCGCCTCACCGTGCGCGCCCCGCACGCGGCATCCGACGCCGTGCACGGCGAGTCCATCGCCGTCAGCGGCGTCTGCCTGACCGTGGTGGCCTCCACCGCCGACACGTTCGACGCCGATGTCATGAAGCAGACCCTCGACGTCTCCGCCCTCGGCGCGGTCGAGGTGGGCACGCGCGTCAACATCGAGAAGGCGATGCCGGTCGGCGCCCGCCTGGGCGGGCACATCGTGCAGGGGCACGTCGACGGCGTCGGCACGGTGATCGAGGTGCGGCCGGGTGCGCAGTGGCGCGTGCTGCGCTTCAGCCTGCCCGCCGAGCTCGCCCCGCTCGTCGTCGACAAGGGATCGATCAGCGTCGCCGGCACCTCGCTGACCGTCAGCGCCGTCAGCGCCCCCGCCGGCGGCGACACGGATGCCGGGCACTGGTTCGAGGTGTCGCTGATCCCCGAGACCCTCGAGGTGACCATCCTCGGTGCGCTTCAGCCCGGTGACGTCGTCAACCTCGAGACCGACATCCTCGCCCGTCACGTGGAGCGCCTGCTTGCGTTCCGCACTGCTCCGGAAGGAGGCTCGCGATGA
- the ribD gene encoding bifunctional diaminohydroxyphosphoribosylaminopyrimidine deaminase/5-amino-6-(5-phosphoribosylamino)uracil reductase RibD codes for MAVTDAERDAMSRALALAAKGPRGVNPQVGAVILSPAGDVIAEGWHRGAGTAHAEVDALSQLAPGAARGATAVVTLEPCNHTGRTGPCAQALIDAGVARVVYALDDPGDASSGGADRMRAAGVDVVAGEQADAAHALIADWLTVQRLGRPHVTVKWAQSLDGRAAASDGTSQWITGPVARADVHRRRAEADAIVAGTGTVLADDPALTARDGDALLPHQPVPVIIGSRPTPQDAAVRRHPHPPLFYDTRDLTAVLADLHDRGVQRVFVEGGPTLASAFVAAGLADTVLTYLAPVLIGGRRLALTDIGVGTIAQARRLTVDQWLPLGDDLLVVAHVTSEPEGS; via the coding sequence ATGGCAGTCACAGACGCGGAACGCGACGCGATGAGCCGCGCCCTCGCGCTGGCCGCGAAGGGTCCCCGCGGAGTGAACCCGCAGGTGGGCGCCGTGATCCTATCCCCCGCCGGCGACGTGATCGCCGAGGGCTGGCACCGCGGTGCCGGCACCGCGCACGCCGAGGTCGATGCGCTCTCGCAGCTCGCGCCCGGCGCCGCCCGCGGCGCGACCGCCGTCGTGACGCTCGAGCCCTGCAACCACACCGGCCGCACCGGCCCGTGCGCGCAGGCACTCATCGACGCCGGTGTCGCCCGCGTCGTCTACGCGCTCGACGACCCGGGTGACGCATCGAGCGGCGGAGCCGACCGGATGCGCGCCGCGGGAGTCGACGTGGTCGCGGGCGAGCAGGCGGATGCCGCGCACGCCCTCATCGCCGACTGGCTGACCGTGCAGCGGCTGGGCCGCCCGCACGTCACCGTGAAGTGGGCGCAGAGCCTGGACGGCCGTGCCGCGGCATCCGACGGCACCAGCCAGTGGATCACCGGGCCGGTCGCCCGCGCCGATGTGCACCGCCGTCGCGCCGAGGCCGACGCGATCGTCGCCGGCACCGGCACGGTGCTCGCCGACGACCCGGCGCTCACCGCGCGCGACGGCGACGCGCTTCTGCCCCACCAGCCCGTTCCCGTCATCATCGGCTCGCGTCCGACACCGCAGGATGCCGCCGTGCGACGGCATCCGCATCCCCCGCTGTTCTACGACACCCGCGACCTCACCGCCGTGCTGGCGGATCTGCACGACCGCGGCGTGCAGCGCGTGTTCGTCGAGGGCGGTCCGACCCTCGCCAGCGCGTTCGTCGCCGCGGGTCTTGCCGACACCGTGCTCACCTACCTCGCCCCCGTGCTGATCGGCGGCCGGCGCCTGGCGCTGACCGACATCGGCGTGGGCACCATCGCACAGGCTCGACGTCTCACCGTCGACCAGTGGTTGCCGCTCGGCGACGACCTGCTCGTCGTCGCCCACGTCACCTCCGAACCGGAAGGAAGCTGA
- a CDS encoding Fpg/Nei family DNA glycosylase: protein MPEMPEVQGLVGFLGERAVGRTVTRVTVAAIAALKTFDPPVTALQDAVITGTARHGKFIDLALGDDLHLVFHLAKAGWLRWHDELPKTLIKPGRSPIALRVAFDDGRGFDLTEAGTKKSLAVYVVRDPQDVPGIARLGPDPLDPAFTRDAFAALLAGRRTQIKGLLRDQGLIAGIGNAYSDEILHAARMSPYAPAANLGDDDIDRLYAAMQETLHEAIAEAAGRPPAELKDAKRAGFRVHARRGEACPVCGDTVRSVFFADRSLEYCPTCQTGGKILADRRLSRLLK from the coding sequence ATGCCCGAGATGCCGGAGGTGCAGGGACTGGTCGGGTTCCTCGGCGAGCGCGCCGTGGGGCGGACGGTCACGCGCGTCACCGTGGCCGCCATCGCGGCGCTGAAGACGTTCGATCCGCCGGTGACGGCGCTGCAGGATGCCGTGATCACCGGCACCGCACGCCACGGCAAGTTCATCGACCTCGCGCTCGGCGATGACCTGCATCTGGTCTTCCACCTCGCGAAGGCCGGCTGGCTGCGCTGGCACGACGAGCTGCCCAAGACGCTGATCAAGCCGGGCAGGTCGCCGATCGCGCTGCGCGTGGCCTTCGACGACGGCCGCGGATTCGATCTGACCGAGGCGGGCACCAAGAAGTCGCTCGCCGTGTATGTGGTGCGCGACCCGCAGGACGTGCCCGGCATCGCCCGGCTCGGCCCCGATCCGCTCGATCCCGCCTTCACACGCGACGCCTTCGCCGCGCTGCTCGCCGGGCGGCGCACCCAGATCAAGGGACTGCTGAGGGATCAGGGACTCATCGCCGGCATCGGCAACGCCTACAGCGACGAGATCCTGCACGCGGCGAGGATGTCACCGTACGCCCCGGCCGCGAACCTCGGCGACGACGATATCGACCGGCTCTACGCCGCGATGCAGGAGACATTGCACGAGGCGATCGCCGAGGCCGCCGGCCGTCCGCCGGCGGAGCTCAAGGATGCCAAGCGCGCCGGCTTCCGGGTGCACGCCCGTCGTGGCGAGGCGTGTCCGGTGTGCGGCGACACGGTGCGCAGCGTGTTCTTCGCCGACCGCAGCCTGGAGTACTGCCCCACCTGCCAGACCGGCGGGAAGATCCTCGCGGACCGCCGGCTGTCCCGGCTGCTGAAATGA
- a CDS encoding GNAT family N-acetyltransferase, with translation MEPVTLRTERLVLSIPTGADIDAITAACQDPEVSRWTTVPSPYSRQHAVDFVEKVTQSWAEGVESVWAVRLDGELAGMIGLHRITAHPSGGEAEIGYWGVASFRGQGVIGEAARAVVDFAFDELGAVRLSWRAVAGNVPSARTARSLGFRYEGMLRQGLAGPHGRDDGWIAGLLATDDRTPVEWPVL, from the coding sequence ATGGAACCGGTGACCCTGCGCACAGAACGACTCGTCCTCAGCATCCCCACCGGGGCCGACATCGACGCGATCACCGCCGCCTGCCAGGATCCCGAGGTCTCGCGCTGGACCACGGTGCCCAGCCCGTACTCGCGTCAGCACGCCGTCGACTTCGTCGAGAAGGTCACGCAGTCGTGGGCGGAGGGTGTGGAGTCGGTCTGGGCCGTCCGCCTGGACGGGGAACTCGCCGGCATGATCGGCCTGCACCGGATCACGGCGCACCCGAGCGGCGGCGAGGCCGAGATCGGCTATTGGGGCGTGGCGTCGTTCCGCGGTCAGGGTGTGATCGGCGAGGCGGCACGGGCCGTCGTCGACTTCGCCTTCGACGAGCTGGGCGCGGTCCGTCTGTCGTGGCGCGCCGTGGCCGGCAACGTCCCCTCGGCTCGCACCGCCCGCAGCCTCGGCTTCCGGTACGAGGGGATGCTGCGGCAGGGGCTGGCAGGCCCGCACGGACGCGACGACGGCTGGATCGCCGGGCTGCTGGCGACCGACGACCGCACGCCGGTGGAGTGGCCGGTGCTCTGA
- a CDS encoding EamA family transporter, protein MVESRSSPRGVVFSLLASAIFAGMFYVASLVTSSADVVFAARVLLTLLCYAAALAHPAARREVIMLWRRLRSRWWMPLLGLLLTAIAGVQLWLFMWAPMHGHGLDAALGFLLLPISLVLAGRFLMKAHVSRMQWLVMSLAAVAVAVKLIGTPELSGVTLMICGPYALYFVLRQRFGLDGPMVFGLDMALLAPFAVLALTASPIEPSVLEYTVLAAIGLGSAAAMTFYLGASSLLSMPVFGLLGYVEPVLLVSVALLLGERMQGADALVYGILAVALSILAVDGFRRARRTR, encoded by the coding sequence GTGGTCGAGTCGCGGTCCTCTCCGCGTGGCGTGGTGTTCTCGCTGCTGGCCTCGGCGATCTTCGCCGGCATGTTCTACGTCGCGTCGCTGGTCACCTCCTCGGCCGACGTCGTCTTCGCCGCGCGCGTGCTGCTCACCCTGCTCTGCTACGCCGCTGCGCTCGCTCATCCGGCGGCGCGGCGCGAGGTCATCATGCTCTGGCGCCGTTTGCGCTCGCGATGGTGGATGCCGCTGCTCGGCCTGCTGCTGACGGCCATCGCCGGAGTGCAGCTGTGGCTGTTCATGTGGGCGCCCATGCACGGACACGGCCTCGACGCCGCACTGGGCTTCCTGCTGCTGCCGATCTCGCTCGTGCTCGCCGGGCGCTTCCTGATGAAGGCGCACGTCAGCCGGATGCAGTGGCTGGTGATGAGCCTGGCGGCGGTGGCCGTCGCGGTGAAGCTCATCGGCACCCCCGAGCTGTCGGGGGTGACGCTGATGATCTGCGGTCCGTACGCACTGTACTTCGTGCTGCGGCAGCGATTCGGCCTCGACGGGCCGATGGTCTTCGGGCTCGACATGGCGCTGCTCGCGCCGTTCGCCGTCCTCGCCCTCACCGCGTCCCCCATCGAGCCCTCGGTGCTCGAGTACACCGTCCTCGCCGCGATCGGCCTCGGCAGTGCCGCGGCCATGACGTTCTACCTCGGTGCCTCGTCGCTGCTGTCGATGCCGGTCTTCGGGCTGCTCGGCTACGTCGAGCCGGTGCTGCTGGTCAGCGTCGCCCTGCTGCTGGGGGAGCGGATGCAGGGGGCGGACGCACTGGTCTACGGCATCCTCGCCGTGGCGCTGAGCATCCTCGCCGTCGACGGCTTCCGCCGCGCGCGGCGAACACGCTGA